A window of Pseudomonas guangdongensis contains these coding sequences:
- the minD gene encoding septum site-determining protein MinD, with protein sequence MAKIIVVTSGKGGVGKTTSSAAIGTGLALRGHKTVIVDFDVGLRNLDLIMGCERRVVYDFVNVIHNDASLGQALIKDKRLENLYVLAASQTRDKDALTQEGVGRVLDDLKKDFEYIICDSPAGIEKGAHLAMYFADIAIVVTNPEVSSVRDSDRILGLLASKSQRAEQGGEPIKEHLLLTRYNPERVAKGEMLSVDDVEEILSIDLLGVIPESQAVLKASNQGIPVILDEQSDAGQAYSDAVERLLGKDVPHRFLDVQKKGFLQRLFGGKE encoded by the coding sequence TTGGCCAAAATCATTGTTGTCACTTCCGGCAAGGGTGGCGTGGGCAAAACGACGTCCAGCGCTGCCATCGGCACCGGCCTCGCCCTGCGCGGGCACAAGACGGTGATCGTCGACTTCGATGTCGGTCTGCGCAACCTCGACCTGATCATGGGCTGCGAACGCCGCGTGGTGTACGACTTCGTCAACGTGATCCACAACGATGCCAGCCTCGGCCAGGCGCTGATCAAGGACAAGCGCCTGGAGAACCTCTACGTGCTGGCCGCCAGCCAGACCCGCGACAAGGACGCCCTGACCCAGGAAGGCGTCGGCCGGGTGCTCGACGACCTGAAGAAGGACTTCGAGTACATCATCTGCGACTCCCCCGCCGGCATCGAGAAGGGCGCGCACCTGGCGATGTACTTCGCCGACATCGCCATCGTGGTCACCAACCCCGAGGTCTCCTCGGTGCGCGACTCCGACCGCATCCTCGGCCTGCTGGCCAGCAAGTCGCAGCGCGCCGAGCAGGGCGGGGAGCCGATCAAGGAACACCTGCTGCTGACCCGCTACAACCCCGAGCGGGTCGCCAAGGGCGAGATGCTCAGCGTCGACGACGTCGAAGAAATCCTTTCCATCGACCTGCTCGGGGTGATCCCCGAATCCCAGGCGGTGCTCAAGGCCTCCAACCAGGGTATTCCGGTGATCCTCGACGAGCAGAGCGACGCCGGCCAGGCCTACAGCGACGCGGTCGAGCGCCTGCTCGGCAAGGACGTGCCGCACCGTTTCCTCGACGTGCAGAAGAAGGGCTTCCTGCAGCGCCTGTTCGGAGGCAAGGAATGA
- the minC gene encoding septum site-determining protein MinC, with amino-acid sequence MNHTDPLNQEPVFRLKGSLLAVTVLELLHNDLDRLDRQLSDKVASAPNFFHDTPLLLGLEQLAEDEPDLDLDALLDLCQRHGLLPLGMRARRSADLTAAQALGIPLLPSGGRERAPLAEPAAPRVEEPPPEPAVNATLVITRPVRGGQQVYAPKGDLIVLSAVSPGAELIADGNVHVYGPLRGRVLAGASGDTAARIFCQQLTAELLSIAGRYKVAEDLRRSPQWGKPVQASLVGDVLNITRL; translated from the coding sequence ATGAACCACACCGATCCGCTCAACCAAGAACCCGTGTTCCGCCTCAAGGGCAGCCTGCTCGCCGTGACCGTGCTGGAGCTGCTGCACAACGACCTGGACCGCCTGGACCGCCAGTTGAGCGACAAGGTCGCCAGCGCCCCCAACTTCTTCCACGACACCCCCCTGCTGCTCGGCCTCGAACAACTGGCCGAGGACGAACCGGACCTCGACCTCGACGCCCTGCTGGACCTCTGCCAGCGTCACGGCCTGCTGCCGCTGGGCATGCGCGCGCGGCGCAGCGCCGACCTGACCGCGGCGCAGGCGCTGGGCATTCCGCTGCTGCCGAGCGGCGGACGCGAACGCGCACCGCTCGCCGAGCCCGCCGCACCGCGGGTCGAGGAGCCGCCGCCGGAGCCGGCGGTCAACGCCACCCTGGTGATCACCCGTCCGGTGCGCGGCGGCCAGCAGGTCTACGCGCCCAAGGGCGACCTGATCGTCCTCTCGGCGGTCAGCCCCGGCGCGGAACTGATCGCCGACGGCAACGTCCATGTATACGGTCCGCTGCGCGGCCGCGTCCTGGCCGGCGCCAGCGGCGATACCGCAGCGCGGATCTTCTGCCAGCAACTGACCGCCGAACTGCTGTCCATCGCCGGGCGCTACAAGGTCGCCGAAGACCTGCGACGCAGTCCGCAATGGGGCAAGCCGGTGCAGGCCAGCCTGGTCGGCGACGTGTTGAACATCACCCGCCTTTGA
- a CDS encoding lipid A biosynthesis lauroyl acyltransferase — translation MDRPRFRRAFLHPRFWPLWLGLGLLWLVVQLPYAVLLRLGRVLGALMLLGAGSRRRIAARNLELCFPELSAAERRRLLRDNFASTGIAFFEMAMSWWWPRARLARLAHVEGLEHLQAAQREGQGVILMSLHFTTLEIGAALLGQRHTIDGMYREHKNPLFDFIQRRGRERHNPDASAIEREDVRAMLKVLRAGRAIWYAPDQDYGRKQSIFVPLFGIPAATVTATSKFARLGKARVVPFTQQRLADGSGYRLVVHPPLEDFPGASEEADCLRINRWIEQAVRECPAQYLWAHRRFKTRPEGEPKLYD, via the coding sequence ATGGATCGTCCCCGTTTTCGTCGCGCCTTCCTGCACCCGCGCTTCTGGCCGCTGTGGCTGGGCCTGGGGCTGCTCTGGCTGGTGGTGCAGCTGCCCTATGCCGTGCTGCTGCGCCTGGGCCGAGTGCTCGGCGCGCTGATGCTGCTGGGCGCCGGTTCGCGCCGCCGCATCGCCGCGCGCAACCTGGAGCTGTGCTTCCCCGAGCTGTCGGCGGCCGAGCGCCGCCGCCTGCTGCGCGACAACTTCGCCTCCACCGGCATCGCCTTCTTCGAGATGGCAATGAGCTGGTGGTGGCCGCGCGCGCGCCTGGCGCGGCTGGCGCACGTCGAGGGGCTGGAGCACCTGCAGGCGGCGCAGCGCGAGGGGCAGGGGGTGATCCTGATGTCCCTGCACTTCACCACGCTGGAGATCGGCGCGGCGCTGCTCGGCCAGCGCCACACCATCGACGGCATGTACCGCGAACATAAGAACCCGCTGTTCGACTTCATCCAGCGCCGCGGTCGCGAGCGCCACAATCCCGACGCCAGCGCCATCGAGCGCGAGGACGTGCGGGCCATGCTCAAGGTGCTGCGTGCCGGGCGCGCCATCTGGTACGCGCCCGACCAGGACTACGGGCGCAAGCAGAGCATCTTCGTGCCGCTGTTCGGCATCCCCGCCGCCACCGTCACCGCCACCAGCAAGTTCGCCCGTCTGGGCAAGGCGAGGGTGGTGCCCTTCACCCAGCAGCGCCTGGCCGACGGCAGTGGCTACCGGCTGGTGGTCCACCCGCCGCTGGAGGACTTTCCCGGCGCCAGCGAGGAGGCCGACTGCCTGCGCATCAACCGCTGGATCGAGCAGGCGGTGCGCGAATGCCCGGCGCAGTACCTGTGGGCGCACCGCCGCTTCAAGACCCGCCCCGAGGGCGAGCCGAAGCTCTACGACTGA
- a CDS encoding pirin family protein, which translates to MSYPHYRDVIDLHSGRATADGAGVRLTRLIGGGALERFDPFLMLDAFDSSEAGDYIGGFPPHPHRGFETVTYMIEGRMRHEDHLGHRGLLESGGVQWMTAARGIIHSEMPEQEQGRLFGFQLWLNLPAADKMGPAGYRDFAPGEIPRLRTERGVEVAVIAGQFREGALQQDGAVLRPHTEPQLYDLRLPAGGCVLPELPHGFNVLLHVFEGELTVRGRQDRTVERGQLARLSDGDSLHLSSAGGARALLIAGRPLGEPIVQYGPFVMNRREEIEQALADYRDGSFGR; encoded by the coding sequence ATGAGCTATCCCCACTACCGCGACGTCATCGACCTGCACAGCGGCCGCGCCACCGCCGACGGCGCCGGTGTGCGCCTCACCCGCCTGATCGGCGGCGGCGCGCTGGAACGCTTCGATCCCTTCCTGATGCTGGACGCCTTCGACTCCAGCGAGGCCGGCGACTACATCGGCGGCTTCCCGCCCCATCCGCACCGCGGCTTCGAGACCGTCACCTACATGATCGAGGGGCGCATGCGCCACGAGGACCATCTCGGCCATCGCGGCCTGCTGGAGTCCGGCGGCGTGCAGTGGATGACCGCCGCGCGCGGCATCATCCACAGCGAGATGCCCGAACAGGAGCAGGGCCGGCTGTTCGGCTTCCAGCTCTGGCTCAACCTGCCGGCGGCGGACAAGATGGGCCCGGCCGGCTACCGCGACTTCGCCCCCGGTGAAATCCCCCGCCTGCGCACCGAGCGCGGCGTGGAGGTGGCGGTGATCGCCGGCCAGTTCCGCGAGGGCGCGCTGCAGCAGGACGGCGCCGTGCTGCGCCCGCACACCGAGCCGCAGCTCTACGACCTGCGCCTGCCGGCCGGCGGCTGCGTGCTGCCGGAGCTGCCCCACGGCTTCAACGTGCTGCTGCATGTGTTCGAGGGCGAGCTGACGGTACGCGGCCGGCAGGACCGGACGGTCGAGCGCGGGCAACTGGCGCGGCTCAGCGACGGCGACAGCCTGCACCTGAGCAGTGCCGGCGGCGCCCGCGCCCTGCTGATCGCCGGCCGGCCGCTGGGCGAGCCGATCGTCCAGTACGGCCCCTTCGTGATGAACCGCCGCGAGGAAATCGAGCAGGCGCTCGCCGACTACCGCGACGGCAGTTTCGGCCGCTGA
- a CDS encoding MlaA family lipoprotein: MTDALLRPLLLAALLLCGSAQAGDASVDADGFTRPLQQLRFNPRLDQREFERATLVALVVDDPWEEWNRRVYHFNQRFDEWLYLPLVQGYRRVTPRFLRSGVSHFFANLGEIPSLANHLMQLQGRDALHTTARLLFNTTLGVGGLWDPAQRMGLERRSEDFGQTLGRWGVAEGPYLVLPLLGPSNLRDTGGLVFDNTLGSALNVADIGGLNRRPAEYYGLLAIDRRHINDFRYGQLNSPFEYEKVRYLYNEARRLQIGE, translated from the coding sequence GTGACTGACGCTCTGCTGCGCCCGCTGCTGCTGGCCGCCCTGCTGCTGTGCGGCAGCGCCCAGGCCGGCGACGCCAGCGTGGATGCCGACGGCTTCACCCGCCCGCTGCAGCAGCTGCGCTTCAACCCGCGGCTCGACCAGCGCGAGTTCGAACGCGCCACCCTGGTCGCGCTGGTGGTCGACGATCCCTGGGAGGAGTGGAACCGCCGCGTCTACCACTTCAACCAGCGCTTCGACGAGTGGCTATACCTGCCGCTGGTGCAAGGCTACCGCCGCGTCACCCCGCGCTTCCTGCGCAGCGGGGTGAGCCACTTCTTCGCCAACCTCGGGGAAATCCCCAGCCTGGCCAACCACCTCATGCAGCTGCAAGGCCGCGACGCCCTGCACACCACCGCGCGCCTGCTGTTCAACACCACCCTGGGGGTGGGCGGTCTGTGGGACCCGGCGCAGCGCATGGGCCTGGAGCGGCGCAGCGAGGATTTCGGCCAGACCCTCGGCCGCTGGGGCGTGGCCGAAGGCCCCTATCTGGTGCTGCCGCTGCTCGGCCCGTCGAACCTGCGCGACACCGGCGGGCTGGTCTTCGACAACACCCTGGGCAGCGCCCTGAACGTCGCCGACATCGGCGGCCTGAACCGGCGTCCCGCCGAGTACTACGGCCTGCTGGCCATCGACCGCCGCCATATCAACGACTTCCGCTACGGCCAGCTCAACTCGCCGTTCGAGTACGAGAAGGTGCGCTACCTCTACAACGAGGCGCGCCGCCTGCAGATCGGCGAGTAG